One Simkaniaceae bacterium DNA window includes the following coding sequences:
- the tkt gene encoding transketolase yields the protein MDEDEKKIFSKVAATIRALSIEGVQKANSGHPGLPLGCADMGAYLYGKHLNHNPKNSGWFNRDRFVLSAGHGSMFLYSCLHLAGFNVSIEDLKHFRQLHSKTPGHPEYHETDGVESTTGPLGQGIANAVGQALGYKLLAAQLNTSRHEIVSNKVYCLAGDGCLMEGISHEACGFAGHVGLDNFILIFDSNKVTLDGPLSDSGSEDTAMRFKAYGFDVYECDGNDMEDFAKTITKASTDQKKPVLVIAHTIIGKGSPNKQGTHNVHGSPLGKEELELTKKNLGLPEEDFYVPGSVKTFFEAKLKKDALKEEKWNRLFSEWAKENPDLAKRFEQMKSKELPAHLENILKDLEIKGPIAGRSASQDVINSIAEHLPQLYGGSADLSGSDCTMMKAFPIVEKGSFKGRNMKYGIREFGMAGIAAGLYQTGMILPYVGTFLTFSDYMRNAIRLASLSHYHVIYQFTHDSVFLGEDGPTHQPIEHYMSLRTIPNLHVIRPADAWEVKGAWLAALKYAGPTAIILTRQKLPNLAETEDDFAGKVAKGAYILKKEKGQCDCCLMATGSEVSLALDVAKELETRGKHVRVVSMPCWELFCKQDRSYIESVVGGNLGRRVSIEAGITHGWQEWIGPDGIAIGIDHFGYSAPMGDIAQEVGFTVEAILARLLSP from the coding sequence ATGGATGAAGACGAGAAAAAAATATTCTCAAAAGTTGCCGCTACAATTCGAGCTCTTTCTATAGAAGGGGTCCAGAAAGCTAATTCAGGTCATCCGGGGCTTCCTTTAGGGTGTGCTGATATGGGAGCTTATCTTTATGGAAAGCATCTCAATCATAACCCCAAAAACTCGGGCTGGTTTAATCGCGATCGTTTTGTTCTGTCCGCAGGGCATGGTTCCATGTTTCTCTATTCATGTCTTCATCTTGCCGGATTTAATGTTTCTATAGAGGATTTGAAACATTTTCGACAGCTCCACTCAAAAACTCCGGGCCATCCCGAATACCATGAAACCGATGGCGTTGAATCGACAACGGGGCCTTTGGGTCAGGGAATCGCCAACGCTGTAGGCCAAGCGCTTGGTTATAAGCTTCTCGCTGCGCAATTGAATACAAGCCGTCATGAAATTGTGAGCAATAAGGTGTATTGCTTGGCGGGCGACGGCTGTTTAATGGAGGGGATTTCTCATGAGGCTTGTGGTTTTGCAGGGCATGTGGGCCTCGACAACTTCATTCTTATTTTTGACTCTAATAAAGTGACTTTGGACGGGCCTCTTTCCGATTCGGGATCTGAAGATACGGCAATGCGCTTTAAGGCGTATGGTTTTGATGTTTATGAGTGCGATGGCAATGACATGGAAGATTTCGCAAAAACCATCACAAAGGCGAGCACAGACCAGAAAAAGCCCGTACTGGTGATCGCGCATACCATTATTGGCAAGGGATCACCGAATAAACAAGGGACGCACAACGTACACGGCTCTCCACTCGGTAAGGAAGAGCTTGAATTAACAAAGAAAAATCTCGGCCTTCCGGAAGAAGATTTTTATGTGCCCGGCTCAGTAAAAACCTTTTTCGAAGCAAAACTCAAAAAAGATGCTCTGAAAGAAGAAAAATGGAACCGGCTGTTTAGTGAGTGGGCTAAGGAAAATCCCGATTTGGCAAAGCGCTTTGAGCAGATGAAGAGCAAAGAGCTTCCGGCGCATCTCGAAAACATTTTGAAAGATCTCGAAATCAAAGGACCCATTGCAGGGCGCTCGGCATCGCAAGACGTGATCAATAGCATTGCAGAGCATCTCCCTCAACTCTATGGGGGGTCTGCCGATTTGTCCGGGTCGGATTGCACAATGATGAAAGCCTTTCCGATTGTCGAAAAGGGCAGTTTCAAAGGGCGCAATATGAAGTATGGCATTCGCGAGTTTGGAATGGCGGGCATAGCTGCGGGTCTTTACCAGACCGGAATGATTTTACCCTATGTCGGTACCTTTTTAACTTTTTCCGACTACATGCGCAATGCGATTCGCCTCGCCTCTTTGTCCCATTATCATGTCATTTATCAGTTCACGCATGACTCGGTTTTCTTGGGGGAAGATGGTCCGACACACCAACCGATCGAACACTATATGTCGCTTAGGACCATCCCGAATTTGCATGTGATCCGACCTGCAGATGCGTGGGAGGTGAAAGGCGCGTGGCTTGCGGCTCTCAAGTATGCCGGCCCTACCGCGATTATTTTAACGCGTCAAAAGCTGCCGAATCTTGCGGAAACGGAAGATGATTTTGCAGGAAAAGTGGCTAAGGGCGCCTACATCTTAAAAAAAGAAAAGGGGCAATGCGATTGTTGTTTGATGGCTACGGGATCCGAAGTCTCGCTTGCTCTTGATGTCGCAAAAGAGCTCGAAACACGCGGCAAACACGTGCGCGTCGTTTCAATGCCTTGTTGGGAGCTCTTTTGTAAACAAGATCGCTCTTATATCGAATCGGTCGTTGGAGGGAATCTTGGCAGACGCGTGAGTATCGAAGCGGGGATTACCCACGGATGGCAAGAATGGATTGGTCCGGACGGGATCGCCATTGGAATCGATCACTTTGGTTATTCAGCGCCGATGGGCGACATTGCTCAAGAAGTCGGCTTTACAGTGGAAGCCATTTTAGCTCGATTACTTTCACCATAA
- the hemE gene encoding uroporphyrinogen decarboxylase encodes MSLFIDALQGRPTSRFPVWLMRQAGRYMPSYQNIRKKASLYELFHDADLAAEITLLPIEELHVDASIIFSDILVILKSIGIQVHYPEIGGPFTDPQIIGSDQIDFLLPLPVEEVLSFVFDAIRQVVRVSRVPLIGFAGGPFTVASYALEARGKHHELMATRKMMYREPKSFKKLLDLLTRQTIEYLKLQIAAGARAVQLFDSWAGVLSQAEYQIYSLDYAKQIMDAIAPTPLIYFSRGTCLYRHEIAQISPTAISFDWHASLADLRMQIPDHIAVQGNFDPMLLFMETAAIADKVQTELKNVPKKGTIINLGHGVLPHTPYEHVRHFIDSVHSTT; translated from the coding sequence ATGTCACTTTTTATCGATGCGCTTCAAGGGCGCCCTACGTCTCGTTTTCCCGTTTGGCTTATGCGCCAAGCGGGGCGTTATATGCCGAGTTATCAAAATATTCGCAAGAAAGCCTCTTTATATGAGCTTTTTCATGATGCTGATCTAGCAGCTGAAATTACGCTGCTCCCTATCGAAGAGCTTCATGTCGATGCTTCAATTATTTTTTCGGATATTTTAGTGATTCTCAAATCGATCGGAATCCAAGTGCACTATCCCGAAATAGGAGGCCCTTTTACCGATCCACAGATTATCGGCAGTGATCAAATTGATTTCCTTTTGCCCCTGCCTGTCGAAGAGGTTCTATCCTTTGTATTCGATGCGATTCGACAGGTAGTCCGAGTCAGCAGGGTGCCGCTCATTGGATTTGCCGGGGGACCTTTTACGGTTGCGAGCTATGCTCTAGAGGCAAGAGGGAAGCACCATGAGCTCATGGCCACGCGTAAAATGATGTATCGCGAACCTAAAAGTTTTAAAAAACTCCTCGATCTACTGACGCGGCAAACGATTGAATATCTCAAATTACAAATTGCTGCCGGGGCAAGAGCCGTGCAGCTTTTTGATTCGTGGGCAGGGGTGCTCTCTCAAGCGGAGTATCAGATCTATAGCCTCGACTATGCAAAGCAGATCATGGATGCCATTGCTCCAACGCCCCTTATTTATTTTTCGCGGGGGACCTGTTTATATCGGCATGAGATTGCTCAAATCTCTCCCACAGCGATTAGTTTTGATTGGCATGCTTCTTTAGCGGATTTGCGTATGCAAATTCCCGATCATATCGCAGTGCAGGGCAATTTTGATCCGATGCTGCTCTTTATGGAGACTGCGGCTATCGCTGATAAGGTTCAAACAGAGCTCAAAAATGTCCCTAAGAAAGGAACGATTATTAATTTAGGCCATGGAGTTTTACCCCACACGCCTTATGAGCATGTGAGGCACTTTATCGACTCCGTTCACTCTACCACTTAG
- a CDS encoding ATP-binding protein, which yields MTLPNPPAGIQHFPNLIQGGYTYIDKTRYLYDLIKEKPGCFLARPRRFGKSLLVSALESLFKGERELFKGLWIDSSDYDWHPHPIIRLDFTLITSDDPASLEKSLKESLIASAASYDIDGIEKDRLKETFNAFVEELYKRLGPIVILVDEYDEPIVRYINEPTKAEANRDFLNRFYANIKAQERYLRFIFVTGVSQFAKVSLFSGLNNLNQLSFREDYADLLGLTEREIRHYFTPNVKHWAHKRNETEEELFASLKAWYNGYSFTKFSTPPKVYNPISLLNFLKTGEFKNYWFQTATPSMVIKAAETHNFSLLNLEDDIKAGEELELTHDICSMDVHTLLYQTGYLTIRKFDDKTQIYLLNFPNEEVRRSFLNYILPLFSKKSTSEIQDLYYQLAGHLEHHNFQKFFDVFNIFLDSIPYNIHKNVEAYYHSLLYLFLKTLGFKVGAEIPTGHGRMDLLLKTKTDIFVFEFKIDKTAQEALDQILSRAYHTQFKLDKRPITFIGANFDSKSRKLNDWTSKIWLYTGGD from the coding sequence ATGACTCTACCCAATCCGCCGGCAGGCATTCAGCATTTCCCAAACCTTATCCAAGGTGGTTATACTTATATAGATAAGACTCGCTATTTGTATGACCTAATTAAAGAAAAGCCCGGCTGTTTTTTGGCTCGTCCACGCAGATTTGGTAAATCGCTGCTCGTCTCCGCCCTTGAGTCTTTATTTAAAGGGGAAAGAGAACTTTTCAAAGGACTTTGGATAGATTCCTCTGATTATGACTGGCATCCCCATCCAATCATTCGATTGGATTTTACACTCATAACTTCTGATGATCCGGCATCGCTTGAAAAATCATTAAAAGAATCGCTAATAGCATCTGCAGCAAGTTACGATATAGACGGAATAGAAAAAGATCGGTTGAAAGAGACTTTCAATGCCTTTGTGGAAGAATTATACAAACGTCTAGGACCAATTGTTATTCTCGTTGATGAATATGATGAACCCATTGTTCGCTATATCAATGAACCTACAAAAGCAGAAGCAAATCGCGATTTTTTAAATCGATTTTACGCTAACATAAAAGCACAAGAACGATATTTGCGCTTTATATTCGTAACAGGAGTAAGCCAATTTGCAAAGGTATCTCTCTTTTCCGGACTGAACAATTTAAATCAACTCTCATTTCGAGAAGATTATGCAGATTTACTTGGACTTACAGAACGAGAAATTCGCCACTACTTTACTCCTAACGTTAAACATTGGGCACACAAAAGAAACGAAACGGAAGAAGAGCTTTTTGCCTCACTTAAAGCATGGTATAACGGATATTCGTTTACTAAGTTTTCAACCCCACCCAAAGTGTATAATCCCATATCCCTTCTGAATTTTCTTAAAACAGGTGAGTTCAAAAATTACTGGTTTCAGACTGCTACCCCTTCAATGGTCATTAAAGCCGCTGAAACACACAACTTTTCCCTTCTCAACTTAGAAGACGATATAAAAGCAGGAGAAGAGTTAGAGTTAACCCACGACATTTGTTCTATGGATGTACACACTCTGCTGTATCAAACAGGTTATCTGACAATTCGTAAGTTCGATGACAAAACACAAATCTACTTACTCAACTTCCCTAATGAAGAAGTCCGAAGATCATTCCTTAACTACATCCTCCCTCTTTTCTCAAAAAAATCGACCTCTGAAATTCAGGATTTATATTATCAATTAGCCGGTCACCTAGAACATCACAACTTCCAAAAGTTTTTCGATGTCTTCAATATTTTCCTCGACTCTATTCCCTACAACATCCACAAAAACGTTGAAGCATATTATCACTCCCTTCTCTACCTATTTCTGAAAACCCTTGGATTTAAAGTGGGTGCAGAAATACCCACCGGCCACGGTCGCATGGATTTACTCCTAAAGACTAAAACTGACATTTTTGTCTTTGAATTTAAAATTGATAAAACAGCGCAGGAAGCCCTCGACCAAATCCTCTCGCGTGCCTATCACACTCAATTCAAACTCGATAAACGACCGATCACTTTTATCGGTGCCAACTTTGATTCCAAATCACGTAAGCTGAACGACTGGACCAGTAAAATTTGGCTTTATACCGGGGGTGATTAA
- a CDS encoding ankyrin repeat domain-containing protein has product MRAAGRPGPDWKPLEITKNPSKRGHIFDPEKVEKGHLAHDTLANIELIERAGAHRENWQGTDVNGNDIYLFNNPDGTQAWAEARVVEGEGYRIVAGGISLPGKHARFNHHLGRNETLFQGRVARLANNAASRVFGPWRDGGGASRSNNPPSKGNQPKGWDVHSFKGHLALSSFRQLLQQTNLVGSYNSSHPHNMMPHKGVVSGEIGGVACSSTYITGLFDGVESLVEDHFFAVPMLSDGGMPFSNSELKQIMRELAIGIYVHSAVPFFSLHFREEGSDLFPVIHPAYQNTLVGRIIGMLDYFMKGYLNGGVYTEEFIDRWHEHADWSGGEASVLPSLIDFTSYCKTHMEGSDKQYISLATLHGLVDDDPTIQEDLKSFRGFKNSFRIIAKQNSVQKGGNLFVLDGDFDVLYDIVPSPKYKLALEAYTRKFGHPPKSYAKLQELYGVIARRIHDHMAKMPLCRQYFALLNVISFFSGYFSTLKKHRKVPSLTRMEVPPAPGCPPLFPHLPVSVKKTESLKINTYKVLNGALLSHRDEFVDYFKSFYLHLVGNNSDEFISPGRERLIQILKNQFFENMFASSSPPVRRYFQINMDQLSIGALANGLHQALCHSFKQRYRQSIENPLLNIFLFQPISQGFASEFLNEIRSRSPDVDRDFFIVSVPFTYLPKEIDASTRSKVEKVVGGCGLSLEKHRVVPSLTAEGILHRHSEKLFSTPSETIQVVSDAGGNEHAVFRLFMEDLPPHIIEDFSWMEDSLLVRPHESYEMLESRLDIQEAMLSDEKESFVRLMDSTPYVRELVDRDGRNLLHMAALLSDPFFIEAFLSRGCSPEDKDLGGYTPLHYAVMTGSIVVAERLLTMANINAAAKNGATPLIVAIQHKQEKAVELLLSRGARFTLMAEGYSTLHCALHEGHLGIIFAVLSSPFARDFINTICIEGGGPLVLAAELDNREVVAHLLDLGADPRYARADGVTPMEIAIRRNCMPVVDILLTKTVLSPLAIHAAAETGDEHMIEKLLPHLYSYKNSSKDNALHIMLRSGNTFSAIKMIEKCTDLSVLTARNIEGESPADTAIILNLWGVIAALIEKSIPIDPRQLLVMEYNPLLKELFEKAALPLAELERAALVAAQVGNYQALTYIFDRSGVNLLEIRGPKGWGILHYLAKSDGVFLFRRYLARTDDLRQALPEDGHRTLAAIAAEFGSRRVLTALLSAMKSKGVPLDGAFGPKHLMLIAIENNVDDILFEEFEPEALVSTLLDENGSMAAHVAAKWGNSKALIRISLAGGNLEAVDAHGLTPLTYASRLGDSESIAFLLSKHVPVTPKALYFAASHPQDDHLKLMIMNNRSAEVLDESLMEAIRNYDFEAVFRLRAFNASLRHISADGKTPTFLASLTGQEDILQFILRYEPKDQRLVGDKSPLIAAVESKSAACIALLLSSGHRDVPNRGGLTAAAIGGTDMASAFTSGPDPISLQFVEALSRDDVEGMEAVIGSNPINGVISIDMGNGKKRGTPLQLLVGETQDHEVRKVISKFLGHPNLDANRQDNKGNTLAHVLLEKNISPVHLRGVDFSIMNHQGVAPVHIAAHMATDEVFSEVVVFLREMGRLDLLELPDHKGRTPIFYAIGGLKHHNIECLIELGVDLNHSDHSLMSPLAKACMMHELFIVKKLLVSGANPNQRITAKRITALNLCLATKNHMMIWHLLASGANPKIADQDGDYPIHQAAEAGLDSIISLFNSSGMPLTIKNHMGIEPKYAAALGGKTSTLSRILDLTFGGINDTVGKFSTVKDKEENLPREATLLHLACLAGHPETARWLLAKGANPEAQSEKAPSVLDFVAASEGSSALLPLFEKYRILKEPEPLRKAIISAIIHDNLDAAKFLYRKGLTINEELIDGYTGLHFASQTGALQCTAWLLLNGADVAFESRSRQTPIGLSAGNASLRQFGLMLEDARVDLHQINIQGETLAHLAAKAGNIGHLALLIRRCIRLDEQDNNGRTALHLAARAGHGNVIKFLLICGASPCVRDIRDKLWEDYIDPKDTATLEVMELCKRLLAAPVEGQTSLHLAVKSNFPDAVKLLAQTPDLDLINAKDANGDTALHLAVKQGQQIDIMNLLQAGASVHIVDNEGKDPLQSAYLPHPRVDIIRMLVGAGASLEPRTAFVAERGPSGSFPDDAGSSGCSTM; this is encoded by the coding sequence ATGAGAGCAGCCGGTAGGCCGGGTCCGGATTGGAAACCGTTAGAAATTACGAAAAATCCTTCAAAGCGCGGCCACATATTTGATCCCGAAAAAGTGGAGAAAGGCCATCTTGCTCATGATACTCTTGCTAATATTGAGCTTATCGAAAGAGCTGGGGCTCATAGGGAGAATTGGCAAGGAACTGATGTTAATGGAAATGATATTTATCTTTTTAACAATCCTGATGGAACCCAAGCTTGGGCAGAAGCTAGAGTAGTTGAAGGAGAAGGATATAGAATAGTAGCAGGTGGTATTAGTCTTCCCGGCAAGCATGCGAGATTCAATCATCATTTAGGAAGAAATGAAACCCTTTTTCAAGGACGGGTTGCTCGACTAGCCAATAATGCAGCTTCTAGAGTTTTTGGGCCATGGAGGGATGGTGGCGGTGCAAGCAGATCCAATAATCCGCCTTCTAAAGGAAATCAGCCTAAAGGCTGGGATGTTCATTCATTTAAGGGCCACCTAGCGCTTAGTTCTTTTAGGCAGCTTTTACAACAAACGAATCTTGTCGGTTCTTATAATTCCTCTCATCCTCATAACATGATGCCGCATAAAGGTGTTGTTTCAGGTGAAATAGGCGGTGTTGCTTGCAGCTCAACTTATATCACGGGACTATTTGACGGGGTAGAATCATTGGTTGAGGATCATTTTTTTGCCGTTCCTATGCTTTCAGATGGAGGAATGCCTTTTAGCAATAGCGAGCTGAAACAAATAATGCGCGAGCTGGCAATCGGTATTTATGTTCACAGTGCAGTTCCCTTTTTCAGTTTGCATTTTAGGGAAGAGGGCTCCGATCTTTTCCCCGTAATTCATCCGGCCTATCAAAACACTTTGGTGGGGCGCATTATCGGCATGCTCGATTATTTCATGAAAGGCTACTTAAATGGCGGCGTCTATACGGAAGAATTTATCGATCGTTGGCACGAGCATGCAGATTGGAGTGGGGGCGAAGCCTCTGTTTTACCGAGCTTGATTGACTTTACTTCCTATTGCAAAACGCATATGGAAGGCAGTGATAAACAATATATTTCATTGGCAACGTTACATGGCCTTGTAGATGATGACCCCACTATTCAGGAGGATTTGAAATCTTTCCGAGGGTTTAAAAACTCTTTTAGGATTATTGCAAAGCAAAATAGTGTTCAGAAAGGGGGGAATCTTTTTGTGCTCGATGGCGATTTTGATGTTCTATATGATATCGTCCCGTCTCCTAAATATAAGCTCGCTTTAGAGGCGTATACCCGCAAGTTTGGCCATCCTCCTAAGTCCTATGCCAAATTACAAGAACTATATGGAGTGATCGCAAGAAGGATTCACGATCATATGGCAAAGATGCCATTATGTCGGCAATATTTTGCCCTTCTCAATGTGATTAGTTTTTTCTCGGGCTATTTTTCCACATTAAAGAAGCATCGCAAAGTGCCATCGTTAACGAGAATGGAAGTGCCGCCGGCGCCCGGTTGTCCTCCTCTTTTTCCCCATTTACCCGTTTCAGTAAAAAAAACTGAAAGTTTGAAAATCAATACATATAAAGTCTTGAATGGGGCGCTGCTTTCTCATCGCGATGAATTTGTCGATTATTTTAAAAGCTTTTATTTGCACTTAGTTGGTAACAATAGCGACGAATTTATTTCTCCGGGTAGAGAACGGTTGATTCAAATTCTAAAGAATCAGTTTTTTGAAAATATGTTCGCTTCCAGTTCGCCTCCGGTTAGGCGCTATTTTCAGATTAATATGGATCAATTGTCAATTGGAGCATTAGCCAATGGACTACATCAAGCATTATGTCATTCTTTTAAACAGCGTTACAGACAATCTATAGAGAATCCGCTTCTTAATATATTTCTATTTCAGCCGATATCGCAAGGGTTTGCATCTGAATTTCTTAATGAAATAAGATCCAGGTCACCGGATGTAGATCGAGACTTTTTTATAGTTTCGGTGCCTTTCACCTATTTACCCAAAGAAATCGATGCATCCACGCGATCAAAGGTTGAGAAAGTTGTAGGTGGGTGCGGATTAAGCTTAGAAAAGCATCGAGTTGTTCCCTCCTTAACCGCAGAGGGGATATTACACAGACACTCTGAAAAGCTTTTTTCAACTCCTTCAGAAACAATCCAAGTTGTGTCTGATGCGGGTGGAAATGAACATGCCGTCTTTCGTCTTTTTATGGAGGATTTACCTCCCCATATTATCGAAGATTTTTCATGGATGGAAGATAGCCTACTTGTCAGACCTCATGAGTCTTATGAAATGCTTGAGTCAAGGCTTGACATTCAAGAAGCCATGTTATCCGATGAAAAAGAGTCTTTTGTAAGACTAATGGATTCAACTCCATATGTAAGAGAATTAGTCGATAGGGACGGAAGAAATCTTTTGCATATGGCAGCGCTCCTTTCAGATCCTTTTTTTATAGAAGCTTTCCTTTCAAGGGGCTGTTCTCCTGAAGACAAAGATTTAGGAGGATACACCCCGCTCCATTATGCCGTGATGACAGGCAGCATAGTCGTAGCTGAGCGCCTTTTAACTATGGCAAATATCAATGCAGCTGCAAAAAATGGAGCAACACCTCTGATTGTTGCCATTCAACACAAGCAGGAAAAGGCCGTAGAGCTGCTTTTGAGTCGTGGAGCGCGATTTACATTAATGGCGGAAGGGTATTCTACACTCCACTGCGCTCTTCATGAAGGACATCTTGGTATTATTTTTGCCGTCCTTAGCTCACCGTTTGCTAGGGACTTTATCAATACGATTTGCATTGAGGGTGGAGGGCCGCTGGTTCTTGCTGCAGAATTGGATAATAGGGAGGTTGTCGCACATTTATTGGACCTTGGAGCAGATCCTAGATATGCAAGAGCAGACGGGGTTACTCCAATGGAAATTGCGATACGCAGAAATTGTATGCCTGTTGTCGATATCCTTCTTACAAAAACCGTTTTGTCACCTCTTGCAATCCACGCTGCTGCAGAGACCGGTGATGAGCATATGATTGAAAAGCTTTTGCCACATTTATATTCATATAAAAATTCCTCTAAAGACAACGCGCTTCATATCATGCTGCGAAGCGGGAATACTTTCTCTGCTATTAAAATGATTGAAAAGTGCACGGATTTAAGCGTGTTAACAGCGAGAAATATTGAAGGGGAATCACCTGCAGACACTGCGATTATCTTAAACCTTTGGGGTGTCATTGCAGCCTTAATCGAAAAATCCATTCCTATCGATCCAAGACAGCTTTTAGTCATGGAGTATAATCCGCTTTTAAAAGAGTTATTTGAAAAAGCCGCTCTACCTTTAGCTGAATTGGAAAGAGCGGCATTAGTTGCTGCTCAGGTGGGTAACTACCAAGCGTTAACCTATATTTTTGATCGGTCGGGTGTCAATCTTCTAGAAATAAGGGGGCCAAAGGGATGGGGTATTCTCCATTATTTAGCAAAGAGTGATGGGGTGTTCTTATTTAGAAGATATCTGGCTAGGACCGATGACTTAAGACAAGCTCTTCCTGAAGATGGTCACCGTACTTTAGCTGCAATTGCTGCAGAATTTGGAAGTAGACGCGTTTTGACGGCTTTGCTTTCAGCTATGAAATCAAAGGGCGTCCCTCTTGATGGTGCATTTGGGCCCAAACATCTAATGCTCATTGCAATAGAAAACAATGTTGATGACATTCTTTTTGAAGAATTTGAGCCTGAGGCTCTGGTTTCAACTTTACTTGATGAAAACGGGTCGATGGCAGCGCATGTTGCAGCAAAATGGGGTAACTCTAAAGCTCTCATTAGAATTTCACTTGCCGGTGGGAACTTAGAGGCAGTCGATGCTCATGGCCTAACACCACTCACTTATGCTTCGCGTCTTGGTGATAGCGAGTCGATTGCATTTCTTCTTAGCAAGCATGTTCCCGTCACGCCCAAAGCGCTTTATTTTGCAGCAAGCCATCCCCAAGATGATCATTTAAAACTCATGATTATGAATAATCGTAGCGCTGAAGTGCTTGATGAATCCCTGATGGAAGCGATTAGAAACTATGATTTTGAGGCTGTCTTCCGATTACGGGCTTTTAACGCTTCTCTGAGACATATATCAGCGGATGGAAAGACACCGACTTTTCTTGCGAGCTTAACGGGGCAAGAAGACATTTTACAATTCATCTTGCGTTATGAGCCAAAAGATCAGAGATTAGTGGGCGATAAAAGCCCGCTTATCGCAGCTGTAGAAAGCAAGAGTGCAGCTTGCATTGCTCTGCTGTTATCTTCCGGTCATAGGGATGTTCCTAATAGAGGGGGATTGACGGCAGCTGCTATCGGGGGCACTGATATGGCCTCTGCATTTACTAGCGGACCGGATCCCATCAGCCTGCAGTTTGTGGAGGCTTTGTCCCGAGACGATGTTGAGGGAATGGAAGCTGTGATCGGCTCTAATCCGATCAATGGAGTCATATCCATTGACATGGGAAATGGGAAAAAAAGGGGAACACCTTTACAACTACTGGTGGGAGAGACTCAAGATCATGAAGTTAGAAAGGTTATTTCTAAATTTTTAGGGCATCCGAATCTGGATGCAAATAGGCAAGATAATAAAGGGAATACATTAGCCCATGTACTTCTCGAGAAAAATATTTCTCCGGTTCATTTAAGGGGTGTTGATTTTTCAATCATGAATCATCAAGGGGTGGCACCTGTGCATATTGCCGCACATATGGCAACAGATGAGGTCTTCAGTGAGGTTGTTGTCTTTTTGCGTGAGATGGGCCGTTTAGATTTACTTGAGCTTCCCGATCACAAAGGGAGGACTCCAATTTTTTATGCTATTGGAGGACTGAAGCATCATAATATCGAATGTTTAATTGAACTGGGTGTGGATCTTAATCATTCGGATCATAGCCTCATGTCACCGCTTGCCAAAGCTTGTATGATGCATGAGCTTTTCATTGTGAAAAAACTCCTTGTTTCCGGGGCAAATCCAAATCAACGCATCACTGCAAAACGTATAACTGCTTTGAATCTTTGCCTAGCTACTAAAAATCATATGATGATTTGGCACTTATTGGCTAGCGGAGCCAATCCTAAAATTGCCGATCAGGATGGGGATTATCCTATTCATCAGGCTGCAGAAGCCGGTTTGGATTCGATTATAAGTCTTTTTAATAGTTCGGGTATGCCTCTGACAATAAAAAATCATATGGGGATTGAGCCTAAGTATGCAGCTGCATTGGGGGGTAAAACATCAACTTTATCGAGGATACTTGATTTAACATTTGGTGGGATAAATGATACGGTTGGGAAGTTTTCAACAGTAAAAGATAAGGAAGAAAATCTTCCGAGAGAAGCAACATTGCTTCATTTAGCATGTCTGGCCGGCCATCCTGAGACGGCGCGTTGGCTTCTTGCAAAGGGGGCAAACCCTGAAGCTCAATCTGAAAAGGCTCCAAGTGTTTTAGATTTTGTAGCTGCAAGCGAAGGCTCGAGCGCTCTTTTGCCTCTTTTTGAAAAGTATAGAATTTTAAAAGAGCCTGAACCGCTGCGTAAAGCGATCATCAGTGCAATAATACACGACAATTTGGATGCTGCGAAGTTTCTTTATAGGAAAGGACTGACAATTAATGAAGAACTCATCGACGGTTATACCGGACTGCATTTTGCTTCCCAAACCGGCGCACTGCAGTGCACGGCTTGGTTGTTATTAAATGGCGCAGATGTGGCTTTTGAGTCTAGATCAAGGCAGACCCCAATTGGGCTTTCTGCAGGGAATGCTTCTTTGAGGCAGTTTGGTTTGATGCTGGAGGATGCTAGAGTTGATCTCCATCAAATAAATATCCAAGGAGAAACGCTCGCACATCTAGCGGCAAAAGCGGGGAATATCGGACATCTTGCATTGCTCATCAGGCGGTGTATACGTCTTGATGAACAAGATAATAATGGTAGGACGGCTCTGCACCTGGCTGCAAGGGCAGGCCATGGAAATGTCATTAAATTTCTATTGATCTGTGGAGCAAGTCCGTGTGTTAGAGATATACGAGATAAGCTTTGGGAAGATTATATTGATCCGAAAGATACGGCTACACTTGAAGTTATGGAGCTTTGTAAAAGACTTCTAGCGGCACCTGTTGAGGGGCAGACGAGTTTACATTTGGCAGTAAAAAGCAATTTTCCTGACGCGGTAAAATTGTTAGCTCAGACACCGGATTTAGACCTTATCAATGCAAAAGATGCAAATGGGGATACGGCACTGCATCTCGCCGTTAAACAAGGACAACAAATAGATATAATGAATCTGTTACAAGCGGGGGCCTCTGTTCATATTGTAGATAACGAAGGAAAGGATCCTTTGCAGTCTGCATATTTGCCACATCCAAGAGTAGATATTATAAGGATGCTAGTTGGTGCCGGGGCTTCTTTAGAGCCTAGAACAGCATTTGTTGCTGAACGGGGGCCAAGCGGCTCTTTCCCTGATGACGCGGGGAGCTCCGGGTGCTCAACGATGTGA